A region of Paludisphaera rhizosphaerae DNA encodes the following proteins:
- the tgt gene encoding tRNA guanosine(34) transglycosylase Tgt, producing MTPDPALQAPPRPVRYTAEARDAGSAARAGRLDTPHGSVETPVFMPVGTLASIKGLTPDQVRATGSRMILANTYHLALRPGEETVAALGGLHKFMAWDGPILTDSGGFQVFSLADRAKITDKGASFRSHLDGRLLELTPERAVAIQEALGADVAMCLDQCPALPAEKVDIERAVNRTIAWAARCKAAKTRPDQALFGIVQGGSHEDLRARCAAELVAMDFDGYAVGGVSVGESRDEVRRALDVSVHRLPEDRPRYLMGVGRPQDLLDAVLAGIDMFDCVMPTRNGRNATCFTDAGQVKLRNAAHARDPRPLEEGCDCLACTKFSRAYLRHLFLAKEMLGPILASIHNLAYLQRLTRRMREAICEGRFVQLRLDVLEALGP from the coding sequence TTGACCCCCGACCCCGCCCTGCAAGCCCCGCCGCGTCCCGTCCGGTACACGGCGGAAGCGCGCGACGCCGGTTCGGCCGCGAGGGCGGGGAGGCTCGACACGCCACACGGGTCGGTTGAGACGCCCGTCTTCATGCCGGTCGGGACGCTGGCCTCGATCAAGGGGCTCACGCCCGACCAGGTCCGGGCGACGGGCTCACGGATGATCCTCGCCAACACGTACCACCTGGCCCTCCGGCCCGGCGAGGAGACCGTCGCCGCGCTCGGCGGCCTGCACAAGTTCATGGCCTGGGACGGCCCGATTCTGACCGACTCCGGCGGCTTCCAGGTCTTCAGCCTGGCCGACCGCGCCAAGATCACCGACAAGGGCGCCTCGTTCCGATCCCACCTCGACGGCCGCCTGCTGGAACTCACCCCCGAACGCGCCGTGGCCATCCAGGAGGCCCTCGGCGCGGACGTCGCCATGTGCCTCGACCAGTGCCCGGCCCTGCCGGCGGAAAAGGTCGACATCGAGCGGGCCGTGAATCGCACGATCGCCTGGGCCGCCCGCTGCAAGGCGGCGAAGACTCGACCCGATCAGGCGCTCTTCGGCATCGTCCAGGGGGGCTCGCACGAAGACCTGCGGGCCCGATGCGCGGCCGAGCTGGTCGCGATGGACTTCGACGGCTATGCGGTCGGCGGCGTGAGCGTCGGCGAGAGCCGAGATGAGGTCCGCCGGGCGCTCGACGTCTCGGTCCACCGGCTGCCGGAAGACCGCCCTCGCTACCTGATGGGCGTCGGCCGGCCGCAGGACCTGCTGGACGCGGTCCTTGCCGGGATCGACATGTTCGACTGCGTGATGCCGACCCGCAACGGCCGCAACGCCACCTGCTTCACGGACGCCGGGCAGGTCAAGCTCCGCAACGCGGCCCACGCCCGCGACCCCCGGCCGCTGGAGGAAGGGTGCGACTGCCTGGCCTGCACGAAGTTCTCGCGGGCCTACCTGCGGCATCTTTTTTTGGCCAAGGAGATGCTGGGCCCGATCCTGGCCTCGATCCACAACCTGGCCTACTTGCAGCGCCTCACACGCCGGATGCGCGAAGCGATATGCGAGGGGCGATTCGTCCAGTTGCGGTTGGACGTTCTTGAAGCCCTGGGACCCTAG
- a CDS encoding DNA-directed RNA polymerase subunit alpha C-terminal domain-containing protein, translating to MTEMMTTDVRAIMDRTPFDVSAVADLRELLNRDPSRYRTLRDAVTTIRDREKKASPTPEGSLRLGVGEVLLGRYAAGLDNLKRAGEQGMALYFQGLAYENLQKYQEAADAFGQSAKLGYDAKNSELRRAGALRRLGQLDEANGKSEEGASKIAEAKKLLAGLEKTVGSSAEYHFQRGAILAAEGELELASAELEKALSLDRDHNGALFELAYINDLYGNDDAAVDFYKRCTERPPVPLAAWINLGVLYEDEMKFRDAEQCYRHVLEYEPNHPRARLFVKDCQASKGMYYDEEAEKGYTVLKQLLEIPVTDFELSVRSRNCLRKMNIRTLGDLTRTTEAALLASKNFGETSLSEIKEMMRSKGVRLGMALEGPERGGHGGDPRNEPAQEVSPELQAMLNKPISELSLSVRARKCMSKLNLQTVGDLAKRSGDDLLECKNFGVTSLNEVRDKLSALGLKLKND from the coding sequence ATGACTGAGATGATGACCACGGACGTCCGCGCGATCATGGATCGCACGCCATTCGACGTGTCGGCCGTCGCCGACCTGCGCGAGCTGCTCAACCGCGACCCCTCGCGTTACCGGACGCTCCGCGACGCCGTCACCACGATCCGGGACCGCGAGAAGAAGGCCAGCCCCACGCCGGAGGGGAGCCTGCGGCTGGGCGTCGGCGAGGTGCTGCTGGGCCGTTACGCGGCCGGTCTGGACAACCTGAAGCGGGCGGGCGAGCAGGGCATGGCCCTGTATTTCCAGGGGCTCGCCTACGAGAACCTCCAGAAGTACCAGGAAGCGGCCGACGCCTTCGGCCAGTCGGCCAAGCTGGGCTACGACGCCAAGAATTCGGAGCTGCGCCGCGCCGGCGCCCTGCGTCGCCTGGGCCAGCTCGACGAGGCCAACGGCAAGTCCGAGGAAGGTGCCTCCAAGATCGCCGAGGCCAAGAAGCTGCTCGCCGGTCTGGAAAAGACGGTCGGCTCGTCCGCCGAGTACCACTTCCAGCGCGGGGCGATCCTGGCCGCCGAGGGCGAGCTGGAACTGGCCTCCGCCGAACTGGAGAAGGCCCTCAGCCTGGACCGCGACCACAACGGGGCCCTCTTTGAGCTGGCCTACATCAACGACCTGTACGGCAACGACGACGCCGCCGTCGACTTCTACAAGCGATGCACCGAGCGTCCTCCCGTCCCGCTGGCCGCCTGGATCAACCTGGGCGTCCTGTACGAGGACGAGATGAAGTTCCGCGACGCCGAGCAGTGCTACCGGCACGTCCTGGAATACGAGCCCAACCACCCCCGCGCCCGGCTGTTCGTCAAGGACTGCCAGGCCAGCAAGGGGATGTACTACGACGAGGAAGCCGAAAAGGGCTACACCGTCCTCAAGCAGTTGCTGGAGATCCCGGTCACCGACTTCGAGCTGTCGGTCCGCAGCCGCAACTGCCTCCGCAAGATGAACATCCGGACGCTCGGCGACCTCACCCGGACGACCGAGGCGGCGCTGCTGGCCTCCAAGAATTTCGGCGAAACCTCGCTGTCCGAAATCAAGGAGATGATGCGGTCCAAGGGCGTCCGCCTGGGCATGGCCCTGGAAGGCCCCGAGCGCGGCGGCCACGGCGGCGACCCCCGCAACGAGCCCGCCCAGGAAGTCTCGCCCGAACTGCAGGCGATGCTCAACAAACCGATCAGCGAGCTGAGCCTCTCCGTCCGGGCCCGCAAGTGCATGAGCAAGCTGAATCTCCAGACCGTCGGCGATCTCGCCAAGCGGTCCGGCGACGACCTGCTGGAATGCAAGAACTTCGGCGTCACCTCGCTCAACGAGGTCCGCGACAAGCTCTCCGCCCTGGGCCTGAAGCTCAAAAACGACTGA